In Arthrobacter alpinus, a single window of DNA contains:
- a CDS encoding NAD-dependent succinate-semialdehyde dehydrogenase, producing MTATVATELSGRESALLASVPTGLLINGEWRSAASGKTFKVEDPSTGEVLLEIADAGAQDGAAALDAAVAAQDEWAATAPRVRAEILRRAFDLVMARADDFALLMTLEMGKPLAEAMGEVKYGAEFLRWFSEETSRSFGRYSSNPEGTQQILVQKKPVGPCLLITPWNFPLAMATRKIAPAIAAGCTMVLKPANLTPLTSHLFAQILIEAGLPAGVLNVVSTTNAGGVTGPLIQDSRLRKLSFTGSTPVGKRLLADASANVLRTSMELGGNAPFLVFEDADLDAAVEGAMAAKLRNMGEACTAANRFLVHESVAEEFATKFAARMGGMTTGRGTDPETTVGPLIDAKSRDKVHSLVTDALADGATAIAGGAPVDGPGYFYQPTVLTGVEPGARILTEEIFGPVAPIVTFKNEDEAVALANDTEYGLVAYVFTKDHNRGMRMANRIETGMMGLNAGVISNAAAPFGGVKQSGLGREGSIEGIAEYQYTQYIGMANPNNA from the coding sequence ATGACCGCGACAGTTGCCACCGAGCTTTCCGGGCGCGAAAGCGCATTGCTGGCCAGTGTTCCCACCGGGTTGCTCATCAATGGTGAGTGGCGCAGCGCCGCCTCCGGCAAGACCTTCAAGGTTGAGGATCCTTCCACCGGAGAAGTGCTTCTGGAAATTGCCGACGCCGGTGCGCAAGATGGTGCCGCGGCCCTCGATGCCGCCGTGGCCGCCCAGGATGAATGGGCCGCAACAGCTCCGCGCGTACGTGCCGAGATTCTGCGCCGTGCCTTTGATCTGGTCATGGCCCGCGCTGACGACTTCGCACTCCTCATGACCCTGGAAATGGGCAAACCGCTCGCGGAGGCCATGGGCGAGGTCAAGTATGGTGCTGAGTTCCTGCGCTGGTTTTCCGAGGAAACGTCACGCTCCTTTGGCCGTTACTCTTCCAACCCCGAGGGTACCCAGCAGATCCTGGTTCAGAAGAAGCCGGTTGGCCCGTGCCTGCTGATCACGCCGTGGAACTTCCCGCTCGCCATGGCCACCCGTAAGATCGCCCCCGCGATTGCGGCCGGCTGCACCATGGTCCTGAAGCCGGCAAACCTGACGCCGCTCACCAGCCACCTCTTCGCCCAGATCCTGATCGAAGCGGGTCTGCCTGCTGGCGTGCTGAACGTTGTCTCCACCACCAACGCCGGGGGAGTGACCGGACCGCTGATCCAGGACAGCCGCCTGCGCAAGCTCTCCTTCACCGGTTCCACCCCCGTGGGCAAGCGCCTGCTGGCAGATGCTTCCGCGAACGTTCTTCGGACGTCCATGGAGCTGGGCGGCAACGCGCCGTTCCTGGTTTTCGAGGACGCTGATCTGGATGCCGCAGTCGAGGGCGCCATGGCCGCCAAGCTGCGCAACATGGGCGAGGCCTGCACGGCAGCCAACCGTTTCCTGGTGCACGAATCCGTGGCTGAGGAATTCGCCACCAAGTTCGCCGCCAGGATGGGTGGCATGACCACAGGCCGCGGCACCGATCCGGAAACCACTGTTGGTCCCTTGATCGATGCCAAGAGCCGCGACAAGGTCCACTCCCTGGTCACCGACGCTCTGGCTGATGGCGCAACCGCGATTGCTGGTGGCGCACCTGTTGACGGACCCGGCTACTTCTACCAGCCCACCGTGCTGACAGGTGTTGAGCCCGGTGCCCGGATCCTGACCGAGGAAATCTTCGGCCCCGTAGCTCCCATCGTCACGTTCAAGAACGAGGACGAGGCCGTAGCTCTGGCCAACGACACCGAATATGGTCTGGTGGCCTACGTGTTCACCAAGGACCACAACCGCGGCATGCGCATGGCCAACCGCATCGAAACCGGCATGATGGGCTTGAACGCGGGAGTCATCTCCAACGCGGCGGCTCCGTTCGGCGGTGTCAAGCAGTCCGGCCTCGGCCGCGAAGGCAGCATCGAAGGCATCGCGGAATACCAGTACACCCAGTACATCGGCATGGCGAACCCCAACAACGCCTAA
- the rsmI gene encoding 16S rRNA (cytidine(1402)-2'-O)-methyltransferase: MDSSLAPTSKPGEGYIILAATPIGNTGDASSRLIAWLGAADIVAAEDTRRLHRLVTNLGVKVGGQIISYHEHNEAVKTAELLTQVQTGKTLLMVTDAGMPSVSDPGFRLVAAAVEAGVKVTAAPGPSAVLTALALSGLPTDRFCFEGFLPRKSGERASRLHELSVEKRTMVFFEAPHRLEAMLRALHTAFGPARPAAVCRELTKTYEEVVRKPLSGLLEWAETTQIRGEIAIVVGGAPDSDQGTIEDHVAAVKELMEQGMRMKEAVAVVAHDVHVSKRELYSAVLAARA, translated from the coding sequence ATGGATTCAAGCCTGGCTCCCACCAGCAAACCGGGTGAGGGCTACATTATTTTGGCGGCAACACCCATCGGCAACACGGGCGATGCCTCATCGCGCCTCATTGCCTGGCTTGGCGCAGCGGACATTGTGGCCGCGGAGGACACCCGCCGTTTGCACCGCCTCGTCACCAACCTCGGCGTGAAGGTTGGCGGCCAGATCATCAGCTACCACGAGCACAACGAGGCCGTGAAGACCGCGGAGCTACTCACACAGGTACAGACCGGCAAGACCCTGCTGATGGTGACCGACGCTGGCATGCCCTCGGTATCCGACCCCGGCTTCCGCCTGGTGGCCGCAGCCGTTGAAGCCGGTGTGAAGGTGACCGCGGCGCCCGGGCCGTCGGCCGTGCTGACCGCGCTGGCCTTGTCCGGCCTGCCAACTGACCGGTTCTGCTTTGAAGGATTCCTGCCCCGCAAATCGGGGGAGCGCGCCTCGCGGTTGCACGAACTGTCGGTTGAAAAGCGCACCATGGTGTTCTTCGAGGCCCCGCACCGGCTCGAGGCCATGTTGCGCGCCCTGCACACCGCATTCGGCCCGGCCCGTCCCGCCGCCGTCTGCCGCGAACTCACCAAGACGTATGAAGAGGTGGTTCGCAAGCCGTTGTCCGGTCTGCTGGAGTGGGCCGAGACCACCCAGATCCGTGGCGAGATTGCCATTGTTGTTGGCGGCGCACCGGACTCCGATCAGGGCACAATCGAGGACCACGTGGCCGCCGTCAAGGAGCTCATGGAGCAGGGCATGCGGATGAAGGAAGCCGTGGCCGTGGTGGCGCACGATGTCCACGTCAGCAAGCGTGAACTCTACAGCGCGGTGTTGGCCGCCCGGGCTTAG
- a CDS encoding dolichyl-phosphate-mannose--protein mannosyltransferase translates to MDTVQPHVMDTAAAATDRDDLDEPAHGTHLSRASTEPAQRWVKDPAKAFTKNALRDRLLGTQFTPPGLRLWFWLAPTLTALIGGLLRFVRLGQPNSLVFDETYYVKDAYSYLQSGYERNWAEKANDLFNQGIFTSLESTAEYVVHPPVGKWMIAFGMWIFGSDSTFGWRFTAALVGTLSIFILALIAQKMFRSTLLGAVAGLLFAVDGHAIVQSRTSLLDIFVMFFALLSFGAIIMDRDDGRRRLAAKLSSLAGADGRVPAKALLYGPWLGIRWWRLAAGVTLGLCIGTKWSGLFFLAVFGLMSVIWDLNARRIAGIRFWVLGAVWKDGILAFFSMVPVAAVTYLSTWTGWFLSKDAYDRNWAATNPAGPWGWVPDSLRSLWHYHSTAYNFHTGLGSDHPYKANAWSWFVMGRPTSFFVKNFENGDGGCTVDKCTAAVTSLGNPLIWWGGSLAILFLIGVWIAKRDWRAGAILAAFAAGFLPWLFYPTRTIFFFYAIAYEPFMILALVMVLGMVMGKIGDPPWRRQQGAAVVGIFLVLVVALSAFFYPIWAAEMITQDYWRQHMWLPSWI, encoded by the coding sequence ATGGACACCGTGCAACCCCACGTTATGGATACCGCTGCAGCGGCCACGGACCGAGACGATCTCGACGAGCCCGCTCACGGCACTCACTTGTCCCGGGCCAGCACCGAACCAGCCCAGCGTTGGGTCAAAGACCCTGCCAAGGCGTTCACGAAGAATGCCCTCCGGGACAGATTGTTGGGCACACAATTCACGCCGCCTGGTCTGCGCCTCTGGTTTTGGCTTGCCCCGACGCTGACGGCGCTCATTGGCGGCCTGCTCAGATTTGTCAGGTTGGGCCAGCCCAACTCCCTGGTTTTTGACGAGACCTATTACGTCAAGGACGCGTACAGCTACCTGCAGAGCGGCTACGAACGCAATTGGGCTGAGAAGGCCAACGACCTCTTCAACCAGGGCATTTTCACGAGCCTCGAAAGCACCGCCGAATACGTTGTCCATCCGCCCGTGGGTAAGTGGATGATTGCGTTTGGCATGTGGATCTTCGGCTCCGACAGCACCTTCGGCTGGCGCTTCACGGCCGCACTTGTGGGCACACTCTCCATTTTCATCCTGGCCCTCATTGCCCAAAAGATGTTCCGCTCGACCCTTCTGGGAGCCGTGGCTGGCCTGCTTTTCGCCGTCGACGGTCACGCAATCGTCCAGTCACGGACCTCGCTGCTGGACATTTTTGTGATGTTCTTCGCCCTGCTGAGCTTTGGCGCCATCATCATGGACCGTGATGACGGACGACGCCGGCTCGCGGCAAAGCTGTCTTCCCTCGCCGGGGCGGATGGTCGGGTCCCGGCGAAAGCGTTGTTGTACGGGCCGTGGCTGGGGATCCGCTGGTGGCGCCTTGCCGCGGGCGTGACGCTGGGGTTGTGCATCGGCACCAAATGGTCGGGCCTGTTCTTCCTGGCCGTTTTTGGTCTGATGAGCGTCATCTGGGACCTGAACGCCCGCCGTATTGCAGGCATCAGGTTCTGGGTGCTGGGCGCCGTCTGGAAGGACGGAATCCTGGCGTTCTTCAGCATGGTCCCGGTTGCCGCCGTCACCTACTTGTCCACGTGGACGGGCTGGTTCCTCTCCAAGGACGCGTACGACCGAAATTGGGCCGCCACCAACCCCGCGGGCCCGTGGGGCTGGGTCCCGGATTCGCTGCGTTCGCTCTGGCATTACCACTCCACGGCGTACAACTTCCACACCGGCCTCGGCTCCGATCACCCCTACAAGGCCAACGCGTGGTCGTGGTTTGTCATGGGCCGCCCCACCTCATTTTTTGTCAAAAACTTCGAGAACGGCGACGGCGGCTGCACCGTGGACAAGTGCACCGCGGCCGTCACGAGCCTTGGCAATCCCCTGATCTGGTGGGGCGGCTCGCTAGCCATCTTGTTCCTGATTGGTGTGTGGATTGCCAAGCGCGACTGGCGTGCCGGCGCAATCCTGGCAGCCTTCGCGGCGGGCTTCCTGCCGTGGCTGTTTTACCCGACGCGCACCATCTTCTTCTTCTACGCCATCGCTTACGAACCGTTCATGATTCTGGCCCTGGTGATGGTGCTGGGCATGGTCATGGGCAAGATCGGCGATCCACCGTGGCGCCGCCAACAAGGAGCCGCCGTGGTGGGAATCTTCCTGGTCCTGGTCGTGGCCCTGAGCGCATTCTTCTACCCCATCTGGGCCGCGGAGATGATCACGCAAGATTACTGGCGCCAACATATGTGGCTCCCCAGCTGGATCTAG
- a CDS encoding TIGR01906 family membrane protein — MSENSKPQDSAKDAAQDAPTRDIPVAAPITQAQKAARRLSGAPSSDHAAKIKLEDHLDPEPMRPAARMPAVPSDDEIAAALSKSVEDAKTGPSEDTHTSMITMRPPAEEVARRQAAMEKAANTKPVLTRVFQVLIAVFYPIVLLVLAIRLVTSSFFLWVEYHRPGFPADSFGFTTDDRMTYGSYTVDYLLNLAQSRYLGDLVDKFGDPLFLAGEVSHMADVKTVIVMAFMAGLALAVVMIIGMMYLARRSFGGIRRALFAGSIATLALIIAIGVFAATGWERFFTDFHEIFFTDGTWTFYTDDTLIRLFPSQFWTDSGIFIGAFVLVVASLTLAFTWPTKDRRKATLAAQRPGRRAA, encoded by the coding sequence GTGAGTGAGAATTCAAAGCCCCAGGACTCAGCCAAGGACGCTGCGCAGGATGCCCCTACCCGGGACATCCCCGTGGCTGCACCCATCACACAGGCGCAGAAGGCAGCCCGCCGTTTGTCAGGCGCTCCCTCATCTGATCACGCCGCGAAAATCAAGCTTGAGGATCACCTCGACCCCGAGCCTATGCGCCCTGCTGCCCGGATGCCTGCCGTTCCCAGCGACGATGAGATTGCGGCCGCGTTGTCCAAGAGCGTCGAGGACGCAAAAACAGGTCCAAGCGAAGACACGCACACCAGCATGATCACCATGCGTCCTCCGGCCGAGGAGGTCGCCAGGCGTCAGGCGGCCATGGAAAAAGCCGCCAACACCAAGCCCGTGCTGACGCGTGTTTTCCAGGTGCTCATTGCGGTGTTCTACCCGATCGTGCTGCTGGTGCTGGCCATCCGCCTGGTCACCTCATCCTTTTTCCTCTGGGTTGAGTACCACCGCCCCGGATTCCCCGCCGATTCCTTCGGGTTCACCACCGATGACCGCATGACTTACGGCTCCTACACGGTGGACTACCTTTTGAACCTGGCTCAATCCCGCTATTTGGGGGACCTGGTGGATAAGTTCGGCGACCCCCTCTTCCTGGCTGGCGAAGTAAGCCACATGGCCGACGTTAAAACCGTGATTGTCATGGCGTTCATGGCAGGTCTTGCACTGGCTGTCGTCATGATCATCGGCATGATGTACCTGGCTCGCCGCAGTTTCGGCGGGATTCGCCGGGCCTTGTTCGCCGGATCCATCGCCACACTGGCACTCATCATCGCCATCGGCGTCTTCGCAGCTACCGGCTGGGAACGCTTCTTCACCGACTTCCACGAGATCTTCTTCACCGACGGCACCTGGACGTTCTACACGGACGACACCCTCATCCGGCTCTTCCCCAGCCAGTTCTGGACCGATTCCGGCATCTTCATCGGCGCCTTCGTACTGGTGGTTGCTTCCCTGACCCTCGCGTTCACCTGGCCCACCAAGGACCGCCGCAAGGCCACCTTGGCTGCGCAGCGGCCGGGCCGCAGAGCGGCTTAG
- a CDS encoding SGNH/GDSL hydrolase family protein, whose product MGFETEGGGGSGQPRMLPPHPWRRFVAMGDSFTEGLDDPEPLSPGGHRGWADRVAEELSRGVPDFAYANLAVRGQLLHEVFETQLGHALALKPDLLSMQAGGNDLFHPGADPDRLAAEVENAVEILRSRGVNVLIFVGPDSGRATVLGQFRSKIAIYNENLRGIADHHGALIADLWSMTELHDSQMWSADRLHPSSLGHHAVASMVLKTLNVPHNLEPRSPKPLPEKRWRQARAEDITWAREYFVPWVVRGIKHEPTNGGHSAKRPVAAPIEIAPVTPEPSNRSQFGT is encoded by the coding sequence ATGGGATTCGAAACTGAAGGTGGTGGAGGGAGCGGGCAGCCACGCATGCTGCCGCCGCATCCCTGGCGGCGCTTTGTAGCTATGGGCGATTCCTTCACCGAAGGCCTGGACGATCCCGAGCCGCTCAGCCCAGGCGGACACAGGGGATGGGCGGACAGGGTGGCCGAGGAACTCAGCCGCGGCGTCCCCGATTTTGCTTACGCCAACCTGGCCGTCCGCGGACAGCTCCTGCACGAAGTCTTTGAAACCCAGCTGGGCCATGCACTGGCCCTGAAACCCGACCTCTTATCGATGCAGGCCGGTGGCAACGATCTCTTTCATCCCGGAGCCGATCCGGACAGGCTGGCGGCGGAGGTGGAAAACGCCGTCGAAATTCTCCGTTCACGGGGCGTGAACGTATTGATCTTCGTCGGCCCGGATTCAGGCAGAGCCACAGTACTGGGACAATTCCGCTCCAAGATCGCCATCTACAACGAAAACCTACGGGGCATTGCAGACCACCACGGCGCCCTGATCGCAGACCTGTGGTCCATGACAGAACTGCACGATTCCCAGATGTGGAGTGCGGACCGGCTCCACCCTTCATCGTTGGGCCACCACGCCGTCGCCTCCATGGTGCTGAAGACGCTGAACGTGCCGCACAATCTGGAGCCGCGCTCGCCGAAGCCGCTGCCCGAGAAAAGGTGGAGGCAGGCCCGGGCCGAGGACATTACGTGGGCACGGGAATACTTCGTGCCATGGGTTGTCAGGGGCATCAAACACGAACCGACCAACGGAGGGCACAGCGCCAAACGCCCCGTGGCCGCGCCGATCGAAATTGCACCTGTGACACCGGAACCTTCGAATCGTTCCCAATTTGGGACTTAA
- a CDS encoding stage II sporulation protein M — protein MDMDAFTTVHSPQWARLDALARKRRLTGDEADELLELYQSVSAQLSLIRSVAAESSISTSLSATLANARTRFTGAKSNFFVDTARFFAISLPAAFYRLRWLTVIIGAVFVLVGSLFAVWTAGNPAVMAAMGSNAELQQLVDHDFVNYYSENPAASFAGAVWTNNAWIAAQCVAFGVTGVFIPYSIFMNAQNVGMTAGVMFAFERGDVFFSYILPHGLMELTAIFIAAAAGLRIFWSWVSPGPQTRLDSLAREGRSLITVAAGLVIVLFVSGLVEGFVTPSPLPVWAKITIGALVLAAYWAYTLILGGRAVRAGETGDLSADDAGASVRSA, from the coding sequence ATGGACATGGATGCTTTTACAACAGTGCACAGCCCTCAATGGGCGCGGCTCGATGCCCTTGCCCGCAAGCGCCGGCTCACGGGGGACGAGGCCGATGAACTCCTGGAGCTGTACCAAAGCGTCTCGGCGCAGCTTTCATTGATCCGCTCGGTTGCGGCGGAAAGCTCCATTTCCACTTCGCTCTCGGCAACCTTGGCCAATGCCCGGACCCGATTCACCGGTGCGAAATCCAACTTCTTCGTTGATACGGCACGGTTCTTTGCCATCTCACTCCCTGCAGCGTTCTACCGCCTGCGATGGCTGACGGTCATCATCGGCGCCGTCTTTGTCCTGGTCGGTTCCCTGTTTGCCGTGTGGACCGCAGGGAACCCCGCCGTCATGGCCGCCATGGGCAGTAACGCTGAGCTGCAGCAACTGGTAGACCACGACTTCGTAAACTACTACTCGGAAAACCCCGCCGCGTCCTTTGCCGGCGCCGTCTGGACCAACAATGCCTGGATCGCTGCCCAGTGCGTGGCGTTCGGTGTCACGGGTGTCTTCATCCCGTACTCAATCTTCATGAACGCACAGAACGTGGGCATGACGGCCGGTGTCATGTTTGCCTTTGAGCGCGGCGACGTCTTCTTCAGCTACATCCTCCCGCACGGTCTCATGGAGTTGACGGCCATCTTCATCGCCGCCGCCGCGGGACTGCGCATCTTCTGGTCATGGGTGAGCCCCGGTCCGCAAACCCGTCTCGACTCGCTGGCTCGCGAAGGAAGATCGCTCATTACCGTGGCGGCCGGCCTGGTCATTGTCCTCTTCGTGTCAGGTCTTGTGGAAGGTTTCGTCACGCCCAGCCCCTTACCGGTATGGGCCAAGATCACCATCGGAGCCCTTGTCCTGGCCGCCTACTGGGCCTACACCTTGATCCTCGGCGGCCGCGCCGTGCGTGCAGGGGAGACAGGCGATCTCTCCGCGGACGACGCCGGAGCCTCCGTCCGCTCTGCCTGA
- a CDS encoding RDD family protein, with product MSAIITGEAVVLELRPASFAARSLATAIDVAATVIVGIGLLLLFSALPLVLDGAATRAITLVVVVTLLVIVPITVETLTRGKSLGKLAMGLRIVRDDGGAIRFRHAMIRALLAVLEIYMTLGSVACLVSLFNEKSKRLGDMLAGTYAIRDRVAKVVPLQVSVHPQLVQWAALVDIGRLPDTLARRISMYLRQGNSMAPASRHALGIELANEASAFVAPLPAPGTPPDIFLAALISERREREYSRMTATAQRAAEIRGQLQRHGVKGS from the coding sequence ATGTCCGCAATCATTACCGGTGAAGCAGTTGTCCTTGAGCTTCGCCCCGCATCCTTTGCCGCGCGCTCTTTGGCCACCGCGATCGATGTGGCGGCCACCGTGATCGTGGGGATTGGCTTGCTACTGCTGTTTTCCGCACTGCCACTAGTGCTGGACGGCGCGGCCACGCGGGCCATCACGTTGGTGGTGGTGGTGACATTGCTGGTGATTGTGCCCATCACGGTGGAGACACTCACCCGCGGAAAATCGTTGGGCAAGCTGGCCATGGGCCTGCGGATTGTGAGGGACGACGGCGGCGCCATCCGTTTCCGTCATGCCATGATCCGTGCGCTGTTGGCGGTTTTGGAGATTTACATGACGCTGGGTTCCGTTGCGTGCCTGGTGTCCCTGTTCAATGAAAAATCCAAGAGGCTGGGCGACATGCTGGCCGGCACCTATGCCATTCGCGACCGCGTGGCCAAGGTGGTTCCGCTGCAGGTCTCGGTCCATCCCCAGTTGGTGCAGTGGGCCGCTCTTGTAGACATTGGCCGTCTGCCTGACACGCTGGCTCGGCGCATCTCCATGTACTTGCGGCAAGGAAATTCCATGGCGCCGGCATCGCGCCATGCCCTGGGTATTGAGCTGGCCAACGAGGCCAGCGCCTTTGTAGCCCCACTACCTGCTCCAGGTACTCCCCCGGATATTTTCCTGGCCGCACTGATCTCCGAGCGCCGCGAACGTGAGTACTCACGTATGACGGCAACGGCCCAGCGTGCTGCAGAAATCCGCGGTCAACTGCAGCGGCATGGCGTAAAGGGCAGCTGA
- a CDS encoding Flp family type IVb pilin: MLKLYVTMQSMFIAGTDRLRGDNEKGATAVEYGIMVALIAVVIIVAVTTIGTTLLGKFNAVITGLGGTVG; encoded by the coding sequence ATGTTGAAGCTCTACGTAACCATGCAGTCCATGTTCATCGCTGGCACTGACCGTCTCCGCGGCGACAATGAAAAAGGCGCAACCGCTGTTGAGTACGGCATCATGGTCGCCCTTATTGCCGTTGTCATCATCGTTGCCGTCACAACCATCGGCACCACACTGTTGGGCAAGTTCAATGCAGTCATCACTGGCCTTGGTGGAACTGTCGGCTAG
- the cpaB gene encoding Flp pilus assembly protein CpaB — MKSRLLGGITALVLAIVGTIMLVNYVSHADRRAQASLDPVDVVIIESAVPAGTTAEELKSHVQVRSIPGAAKAADALSSLTGLEGQVTSVTLEPGEQLLASRLVDPSQQILPGTVEVPADMQEVTVLLPPEGVVGGTVRAGDVVGVFVTYTDPAKSDVSATRLLFDKVLVTAVQQAPPSTEQTPDGTSAIPSGSSFVTFARNATDSAKIILSTRSGNIWLTKQTAKTPTSDGTPVTTAGIFQ; from the coding sequence ATGAAATCTCGTTTACTCGGAGGCATAACCGCACTCGTTTTGGCGATCGTCGGAACGATTATGCTGGTCAATTACGTTTCACACGCGGACCGCAGGGCGCAGGCGTCGCTGGATCCGGTAGACGTGGTAATTATCGAGTCCGCCGTCCCCGCCGGGACCACTGCGGAGGAGCTGAAGTCCCACGTCCAGGTCCGCTCTATTCCTGGAGCGGCAAAGGCAGCCGACGCACTGTCTTCCCTTACAGGCCTCGAAGGACAAGTCACATCAGTAACTCTGGAACCGGGGGAGCAACTGCTGGCAAGCCGGCTGGTTGACCCCTCGCAACAAATCCTGCCCGGGACCGTTGAGGTCCCCGCTGACATGCAGGAGGTCACTGTCCTACTGCCGCCGGAGGGAGTTGTAGGAGGCACGGTCCGGGCAGGAGATGTGGTTGGTGTCTTCGTGACTTACACCGATCCCGCCAAGTCCGATGTTTCCGCCACGCGGCTGCTCTTTGACAAGGTCCTTGTCACGGCCGTTCAGCAGGCGCCGCCCAGCACGGAGCAGACCCCCGATGGCACGTCGGCCATTCCGAGTGGCTCATCGTTTGTCACTTTTGCCCGCAATGCCACTGATTCTGCCAAAATCATCCTCAGCACCCGCAGCGGCAACATCTGGTTGACGAAGCAAACGGCCAAGACACCCACCAGCGACGGAACGCCCGTCACCACAGCCGGGATTTTCCAATGA
- a CDS encoding AAA family ATPase produces the protein MSRFLALTASAEFELHLSTSMGSSHALQVVTATAAMETPFELLARNLGGIVDVVILGPDLTEQQAFSLAAGFDRQYPEISVVLAAHPSAEMMLAAMRSGIRDVIAPDTEAEQLRASVERAALTAASRRLVAEGKADPQSSRGRVISVMSPKGGVGKTTVATNVAVGLAKIAPMGVVIVDLDLQFGDVASGLGLEPSYTITDVVSGDAANDAMVLKAYLSPHPTGLYAMCAPLLPADADQIKPAQLSTLISQLSLEFPFVVLDTSPGLGEEVLAALELATDGIWVCGMDIPSIRGLSHGLEVLRQLDLMPPQNIIVLNFANKHNGLSIKDVEATVGLPVDIVLPQSRTLPFSTNAGVPLLQDNRKDPTTKGLNNLVAKLTSGSATARKNNHRRAEIS, from the coding sequence ATGAGCCGTTTTCTAGCCCTCACCGCATCAGCGGAGTTTGAACTTCATCTCTCAACCTCGATGGGATCAAGTCACGCATTGCAGGTGGTTACAGCCACCGCCGCCATGGAAACACCATTTGAGCTGTTGGCCCGGAATCTGGGCGGCATCGTCGATGTGGTGATCCTTGGCCCCGATCTCACCGAACAGCAGGCCTTTTCACTGGCTGCGGGATTCGACCGGCAGTACCCCGAAATTTCCGTGGTGCTGGCAGCGCACCCGTCAGCCGAGATGATGCTGGCAGCCATGCGCTCCGGGATACGCGACGTCATTGCCCCTGACACCGAAGCCGAACAGCTACGGGCTTCAGTAGAGCGTGCGGCACTCACAGCCGCTTCCCGTAGGTTAGTCGCCGAAGGAAAAGCTGATCCGCAAAGTTCACGGGGACGCGTGATCTCCGTAATGTCGCCCAAAGGCGGGGTGGGAAAGACAACTGTGGCGACCAACGTAGCCGTGGGACTGGCCAAAATAGCGCCCATGGGAGTGGTGATTGTTGACCTGGACCTACAGTTCGGCGACGTCGCTTCCGGCCTCGGCCTCGAGCCAAGTTACACAATCACCGACGTTGTCAGTGGCGACGCGGCAAATGACGCCATGGTGTTGAAAGCCTACCTGAGTCCACATCCCACGGGGCTCTATGCCATGTGCGCTCCGCTGCTTCCTGCAGACGCGGATCAGATCAAGCCGGCGCAATTGTCCACTCTGATAAGCCAGCTCTCCTTGGAGTTTCCCTTTGTTGTCCTTGACACCTCACCAGGGCTTGGCGAAGAAGTTCTTGCCGCATTGGAACTCGCCACGGACGGCATTTGGGTGTGCGGTATGGACATACCCAGCATCCGCGGTCTCAGCCATGGTCTGGAAGTTCTGCGCCAATTGGACCTGATGCCGCCGCAGAACATCATTGTTCTCAACTTCGCCAACAAGCACAACGGGCTGTCAATCAAGGACGTTGAGGCCACGGTTGGGCTGCCGGTGGACATCGTGCTGCCGCAATCCCGGACGTTGCCGTTCTCCACGAACGCGGGCGTACCCCTTCTTCAGGACAACCGGAAGGACCCCACCACCAAGGGACTGAACAATCTGGTTGCCAAACTAACAAGCGGTTCGGCAACCGCACGCAAGAACAACCACAGAAGGGCTGAAATCTCATGA